TGAAGATTGCATCGAACGTGGCGTCGCCGTTGATCAGCACGCGCACCGAATTGCCGCGCAAAAACGGCATGCCGCTCAAGCGCGTCAATGCGCGTATGGTCGGATGGCCCAGATACTCCGCGGGGTCCCCCGCTGCCGCGCCGCGCAGACGGGCGGCTTCATCGGGAAAATTCCATTCTGTCGGGTGCGCGCTCTTGCGCAGGATCTCGTTTTCCAGTCGGCGCGCGTCAATGTAGCCGGCGAATTTGCTGCGCCCGAGGAAAAGATACGGGATCAGCGTGAAGTACGGCATGGCTACAAGCGACACGGCCCACGCGACCGCGCCTTGCGATGTGCGCGTGTTGAGCACCGCGTGGCATGCGGCGGCCGCGCCCAGCAAATGGGCGACCATTACAAACGTGCCGAGATGAAGCCAGTCCTGCCACTCGAAGTGCATGTACGCGGTGCCTGGAAGTCGAGAGTTGCGCCGTCAGCCCGGCAAGTCGGCTGCCTGAATGAGAAACACGTTGTCGTCGCCGGCGCTGGTCGAGAGCCAGACAATGTCGAGGCCGCCGAGCGTAGCTTCCACGTTGGCCCGTTCGTTGCCGATTTCGACGACCAGCACGCCGTCTTCGGTCAGCCACTTGCGCGCTTCACCCACGATCCGCTTCACGATGTCCATACCGTCCGCGCCGCCCGCGAGTGCGAGTTCCGGCTCGTGGCGGTATTCAGCGGGCAGCGTCTGCATAGCCAGCGCGTTGACGTACGGCGGATTTGTGATGATGACTTCGTAGCGGCCAACGGGCAGCGGCGCGAACAGATCGCCCTCATACAACGCGACGCGCGAATCCAGGTCGTAGTCGTCCACGTTCCGATGCGCGACTTCCAGCGCGGTCGCGGAGATATCGACCGCGTCAATGTCGGCATTCTGGAACGCCTGCGCCGCGAGAATCGCGAGGCAGCCGGAGCCCGTGCAGAGTTCCAGCACGCGCGACACTTCGTCGGGGTCCTGCACATAGGGCTGCAAGCCATCCTGCAGCAACTCGCCGATAAACGAACGCGGCACGATCACACGCTCATCCACGTAGAAACGGTGGCCGTGCATCCACGCTTCGTTCGTGATGTACGCCGCCGGTACACGATCCGTCGCGCGGCGCTCGATCACTTTCATGATGGCATCAATTTCGGTATCCAGCAGGCGTGCGTCGAGGAACGGATCGAGGGTGTCGAGCGGCAAGTGCAGGGTATGCAGCACGAGGTACGCGGCT
This window of the Caballeronia sp. SBC1 genome carries:
- the prmB gene encoding 50S ribosomal protein L3 N(5)-glutamine methyltransferase, with the protein product MALPFTTVRDLLRFAVSRFTEADLSFGHGSSNAFDEAAYLVLHTLHLPLDTLDPFLDARLLDTEIDAIMKVIERRATDRVPAAYITNEAWMHGHRFYVDERVIVPRSFIGELLQDGLQPYVQDPDEVSRVLELCTGSGCLAILAAQAFQNADIDAVDISATALEVAHRNVDDYDLDSRVALYEGDLFAPLPVGRYEVIITNPPYVNALAMQTLPAEYRHEPELALAGGADGMDIVKRIVGEARKWLTEDGVLVVEIGNERANVEATLGGLDIVWLSTSAGDDNVFLIQAADLPG